A genomic region of Campylobacter corcagiensis contains the following coding sequences:
- the accD gene encoding acetyl-CoA carboxylase, carboxyltransferase subunit beta → MNFGDIFSKMRRKQADPSEAPAHWIKCPNCHALMYYKEVEASFNVCPKCSHHMRLSGYERIAVLVDEDSFVEYDNNLEPTDPIKFVDKKSYKKRISEGESKTGRHSSVISGEAKIEGEPFQLVVFEFGFMGGSLGSVEGEKIVRAIKRCIAKSQPLVIVSASGGARMQESTYSLMQMSKTAAAIGRLAEYKLPYISILTDPTMGGVSASFAWLGDLIIAEPGALIGFAGQRVIKQTIGTDLPEGFQRSEFLLEHGLIDAIVPRNEQKKYISDMFKLLGPKKKDLESFKGELIEDKSQDNLVEINESALLEERE, encoded by the coding sequence ATGAATTTCGGTGACATATTTTCAAAAATGAGGAGAAAGCAAGCTGATCCTAGTGAAGCACCAGCTCATTGGATCAAATGCCCAAACTGCCACGCTTTAATGTACTACAAAGAGGTTGAAGCGTCCTTTAATGTTTGCCCAAAATGCTCTCATCATATGAGGCTTTCAGGCTATGAAAGGATAGCAGTTTTAGTTGATGAAGATAGTTTTGTTGAGTATGATAACAACCTTGAACCAACAGATCCTATCAAATTCGTAGATAAAAAATCATACAAAAAAAGAATTAGTGAAGGTGAGAGCAAAACTGGTCGCCATAGCTCTGTGATTAGCGGCGAGGCTAAGATAGAAGGTGAGCCATTTCAGTTGGTTGTTTTTGAGTTTGGCTTTATGGGTGGATCTTTGGGTTCAGTTGAAGGCGAAAAGATCGTAAGAGCGATAAAAAGGTGTATCGCAAAGAGCCAGCCACTTGTTATAGTTAGTGCAAGTGGAGGAGCTAGAATGCAAGAAAGTACCTACTCTTTGATGCAGATGAGCAAAACAGCAGCTGCTATTGGTAGGTTGGCTGAGTATAAGCTTCCTTATATATCCATCTTAACAGATCCAACAATGGGTGGAGTAAGTGCATCTTTTGCGTGGCTAGGTGATTTAATAATAGCTGAACCAGGTGCGTTAATCGGCTTTGCTGGACAAAGAGTTATCAAGCAGACAATTGGAACTGATCTTCCTGAAGGTTTTCAAAGATCTGAATTTTTACTAGAACATGGACTTATTGATGCTATAGTTCCAAGAAATGAGCAAAAAAAATATATAAGTGATATGTTTAAGTTGCTTGGACCAAAGAAAAAAGATCTTGAGTCTTTTAAAGGCGAACTTATAGAGGATAAAAGCCAAGATAATCTTGTAGAGATTAATGAGAGTGCTCTTTTAGAAGAAAGAGAGTAG
- a CDS encoding patatin-like phospholipase family protein, whose product MDISLALSGGASRGAFHLGVLDKFDELGVSIKAMSGASIGSFVAVAYASGLSPKDILNIIKSKEFKKLFALNFSFKSFVKVDESSDIIQNFTKFKRLEDLPTPVIISATDLKSNEVIYFESGDVVKIVLGSCAIVPMFKAIEYDKYQLVDGCFVDNLPAKPLAKFGYPIVAVDLQPLEQIEKVGILSSTRRALQIALTPSKKKLQKNTIYITDENLAKFSLFSFKKFDEMFEMGREAINNEILDKIREWKC is encoded by the coding sequence ATGGATATAAGTTTGGCTTTATCAGGAGGTGCTTCAAGAGGGGCATTTCATCTTGGAGTTTTAGATAAATTTGACGAGTTAGGCGTTAGTATTAAGGCTATGAGTGGGGCAAGTATAGGCTCATTTGTGGCTGTAGCTTACGCTAGTGGTTTAAGCCCAAAAGATATTTTAAACATCATAAAAAGCAAGGAATTTAAAAAGCTCTTTGCTTTAAATTTTAGTTTTAAAAGCTTTGTTAAAGTCGATGAGAGTTCAGACATCATCCAAAATTTTACTAAATTTAAGCGTCTTGAAGATCTTCCAACACCTGTTATAATCTCAGCAACTGATCTAAAAAGTAACGAAGTTATCTACTTTGAAAGTGGTGATGTGGTTAAGATTGTTCTTGGAAGTTGTGCGATAGTTCCGATGTTTAAGGCCATTGAGTATGATAAATATCAGTTGGTTGATGGATGTTTTGTGGATAATCTTCCAGCAAAACCACTAGCTAAATTTGGCTATCCTATCGTAGCAGTTGATCTTCAGCCTTTAGAACAGATAGAAAAAGTTGGTATTCTTAGTTCAACTAGAAGGGCTTTACAGATCGCTTTAACACCATCAAAAAAGAAGCTTCAAAAAAATACAATTTATATAACTGATGAAAATTTAGCTAAATTTAGCCTTTTTAGTTTTAAAAAATTTGATGAAATGTTTGAAATGGGAAGAGAGGCTATAAATAACGAAATTTTAGACAAGATAAGAGAGTGGAAATGTTAA
- a CDS encoding aspartate-semialdehyde dehydrogenase, protein MSRSYNIAIVGATGAVGEEILLILEELKFPFKDILPLASKNSAGKFVECCGKEYKVQELTGSVFDENEIDIAFFCAGGSISERFAPYAVESGAVVIDNTSNFRMDPEIPLVVPECNPQDIKMWKNKGIIANPNCSTIQMVQILKPLDSVFGIERVDVSTYQATSGAGKSGMEELVHQMQEFFAFKLDECEPKKFPHQIALNLFPHIDVFLENDYTKEEMKMVNETRKILHHGIEVSATCVRVPILRSHSEAITIRFKDEIDAQKAKDVLANAPSVVLVDDVSNNVYPMPIIATNKNETFVGRVRKDNFDPRILHLFCAADQIRVGAATNAVRIALKWIEQNQ, encoded by the coding sequence ATGAGTAGATCATATAATATCGCCATTGTTGGTGCAACAGGAGCAGTTGGTGAAGAAATTTTGCTTATTTTAGAAGAGCTTAAATTTCCTTTTAAAGATATCCTACCACTTGCTAGTAAAAATAGCGCTGGAAAATTTGTAGAGTGTTGTGGCAAAGAGTATAAAGTTCAAGAATTAACTGGGAGTGTTTTTGATGAAAACGAGATAGATATAGCGTTTTTTTGTGCTGGTGGAAGTATATCTGAGAGATTTGCACCTTATGCTGTAGAAAGTGGTGCTGTTGTCATAGACAACACAAGCAACTTTAGAATGGATCCAGAAATTCCACTAGTTGTTCCAGAGTGTAATCCACAAGATATTAAAATGTGGAAAAACAAAGGAATAATCGCTAACCCAAACTGCTCAACCATACAAATGGTTCAAATTTTAAAGCCACTTGATAGTGTTTTTGGCATAGAAAGAGTCGATGTTAGCACATATCAAGCTACAAGCGGAGCGGGCAAAAGCGGTATGGAAGAGTTGGTTCATCAGATGCAAGAATTCTTTGCATTTAAGCTTGATGAGTGTGAACCTAAGAAATTTCCTCATCAAATAGCTTTAAATTTATTTCCTCATATTGATGTGTTTTTAGAAAATGACTATACAAAAGAGGAGATGAAGATGGTAAATGAGACTCGCAAAATTCTTCATCATGGCATCGAAGTCTCTGCTACTTGCGTTAGAGTTCCAATTCTTAGAAGTCATAGCGAAGCAATTACGATAAGATTTAAAGATGAAATTGATGCGCAAAAAGCAAAAGATGTTTTAGCAAATGCACCAAGTGTGGTTTTGGTTGATGATGTTAGTAACAATGTCTATCCAATGCCTATAATTGCGACAAATAAAAACGAGACCTTTGTAGGAAGAGTTAGAAAAGATAACTTTGATCCGCGAATTCTTCATCTTTTTTGTGCAGCTGACCAAATCCGCGTAGGAGCGGCGACAAATGCAGTTAGAATCGCACTTAAATGGATAGAACAAAACCAATAA
- a CDS encoding 23S rRNA (pseudouridine(1915)-N(3))-methyltransferase RlmH, which produces MEISVYSIAKNKDGFGIEEYIKMAQKYAKIEDVILFNNKIAKAQSISKDESLRCYDEIYASRISGFCIGLDERGKLFDSQEFAKLLDSKAKISFFIGGAYGLSSEFKSKMDMIISLSSLTLAHKVAKLVLYEQIFRGLCINAGHPYHK; this is translated from the coding sequence TTGGAAATTTCTGTGTACTCTATTGCTAAAAACAAGGACGGTTTTGGCATAGAAGAGTATATTAAAATGGCACAAAAATATGCCAAAATAGAAGATGTTATTTTGTTTAATAATAAAATAGCAAAAGCTCAAAGCATTAGCAAAGACGAAAGTCTTAGATGCTATGATGAAATTTACGCTTCAAGGATTAGCGGGTTTTGTATAGGACTTGATGAAAGAGGTAAGCTTTTTGATAGTCAAGAATTTGCAAAACTACTAGATAGTAAAGCTAAAATTTCGTTTTTCATAGGTGGGGCTTATGGTTTAAGCAGTGAGTTTAAGTCTAAAATGGATATGATTATCTCTCTTAGTAGTCTAACTCTTGCTCATAAGGTTGCCAAGCTTGTGTTATATGAGCAAATTTTTAGAGGACTTTGCATAAATGCGGGTCATCCATACCATAAATAA
- the gyrA gene encoding DNA gyrase subunit A → MENSIFDEDIEVVDVEDSIKTSYLDYSMSVIIGRALPDARDGLKPVHRRILYAMNDLGVRSNQPYKKSARIVGDVIGKYHPHGDIAVYDALVRMAQPFSMRVTAIDGQGNFGSVDGDGAAAMRYTEARMTILAEELLRDLDKDTVDFTPNYDGSMVEPDVLPARVPNLLLNGSSGIAVGMATNIPPHSLDELVDGILLLLEKKDSSLEELMVHIKGPDFPTGGIIFGKKGIIDAYKTGRGRIKLRAKTHIEKQGSKDIIVIDELPYQVNKANLIIKISDLVKAKEIDGISEVRDESDREGTRVVIELKRDAMSDIVLNHLFKSTMMEVTFGVIMLAIDNKEPKIFSLIELLNLFLSHRKTVIIRRTIFELQKARSRAHILEGLKIALDNIDDVIALIRSSADTPSARDGLMSKFGLSELQANAILDMRLNKLTGLERDKLENELRGLLKEIENLENILKSEDLIEGIIKDELLEVKAKFKCPRITEIVDDYDDIDIEDLIPNENMVVTITHRGYIKRVPSKTYEKQKRGGKGKVAITTYDDDFIERFFTCDTHDTLMFITDRGQLYWLKVYKIPEGSRTAKGKAVVNLIELQPDEKIMAIIPTTDFDESKSLAFFTKEGIVKRTKLSEYSNIRSVGIKAINLDENDEVVTALIIDNPTPTDELNDENLDEEFDEAAEVTSDGQMLLVVTKKGMCIKFNVSDAREIGRVSRGVTALKFKEENDYVIGAAVLQSDDQEILSVAEKGIGKRTQASEYRLQRRGGKGVICMKLTPRTGDLVGVVIVDDEMDLMALTTSGKMIRVDMQSIRKAGRNTSGVKVVNVDGEEVVNIAICPKLEEEDDESMLDIGESDE, encoded by the coding sequence ATGGAAAATAGCATTTTTGATGAAGATATAGAAGTAGTTGATGTAGAAGATTCGATTAAAACCAGCTATCTTGATTACTCGATGAGCGTTATTATAGGAAGGGCTTTACCTGATGCAAGAGATGGTTTAAAGCCTGTTCATAGACGAATTTTATATGCTATGAACGATCTTGGAGTTCGCTCAAACCAGCCTTACAAAAAATCAGCCCGTATTGTTGGAGATGTTATTGGTAAATACCATCCACATGGCGATATAGCAGTTTATGATGCATTGGTTCGTATGGCACAGCCTTTTTCTATGCGTGTTACAGCTATTGATGGGCAAGGAAACTTTGGCTCAGTTGATGGCGACGGTGCAGCTGCTATGCGTTATACTGAAGCTAGGATGACTATTTTGGCTGAAGAGTTACTTCGTGATCTTGATAAAGATACGGTGGATTTTACTCCAAATTATGATGGAAGTATGGTTGAACCAGATGTGCTTCCTGCAAGAGTTCCAAATTTGCTTTTAAATGGCTCAAGCGGAATTGCTGTTGGTATGGCTACAAATATTCCACCACATAGCCTTGATGAGCTAGTTGATGGAATTTTACTTCTTTTAGAAAAAAAGGACTCTAGTTTAGAAGAGCTTATGGTGCACATTAAAGGTCCTGATTTTCCAACAGGTGGAATTATCTTTGGTAAAAAGGGCATAATTGATGCTTACAAAACAGGCAGGGGTCGTATAAAACTAAGAGCAAAAACTCATATAGAAAAGCAAGGAAGTAAAGATATTATCGTAATTGATGAGCTTCCATATCAGGTTAATAAAGCAAATTTGATAATTAAAATTTCAGATCTTGTTAAAGCTAAAGAGATTGATGGTATCAGCGAAGTAAGAGATGAAAGCGATAGAGAAGGAACTAGGGTTGTAATCGAGCTAAAACGCGATGCGATGAGTGATATTGTATTAAATCATCTATTTAAATCCACAATGATGGAAGTAACCTTTGGCGTTATCATGCTTGCTATTGACAATAAAGAACCAAAGATTTTCAGCCTAATTGAGCTTTTAAATCTCTTTTTAAGCCATAGAAAAACAGTTATTATTCGTAGGACTATTTTTGAACTTCAAAAAGCAAGGTCAAGAGCTCACATTTTAGAAGGTTTAAAAATCGCTCTTGATAACATAGATGATGTTATAGCTTTGATTAGATCAAGTGCTGATACTCCAAGTGCTAGAGATGGGTTAATGAGTAAATTTGGCTTAAGTGAGCTTCAAGCAAATGCCATTCTTGATATGAGGCTAAATAAGCTTACTGGACTTGAAAGAGATAAGCTAGAAAATGAGCTAAGAGGGCTTTTAAAAGAGATAGAAAATTTAGAAAATATCCTAAAAAGCGAAGACCTAATAGAAGGAATCATAAAAGATGAGCTTTTAGAGGTAAAGGCTAAATTTAAATGCCCAAGAATTACTGAGATAGTAGATGATTATGATGATATAGATATTGAGGATTTAATCCCAAATGAAAATATGGTCGTTACCATAACTCACCGTGGATATATCAAAAGAGTTCCAAGCAAAACTTACGAAAAACAAAAGCGTGGCGGTAAAGGAAAAGTGGCAATCACCACATATGATGATGATTTTATCGAGCGTTTCTTTACTTGTGATACTCACGATACGCTTATGTTTATAACTGATCGTGGTCAGCTTTACTGGCTAAAAGTTTATAAAATTCCAGAAGGAAGCCGTACCGCAAAAGGTAAAGCTGTAGTAAATTTAATAGAACTACAGCCTGATGAGAAAATAATGGCTATCATTCCAACAACTGATTTTGATGAGAGTAAGTCTTTGGCATTTTTCACAAAAGAAGGAATTGTAAAAAGGACAAAACTAAGCGAATACTCAAATATCAGAAGCGTTGGTATAAAAGCTATAAATTTAGATGAAAATGATGAGGTTGTAACAGCTCTTATTATTGATAATCCTACGCCAACTGATGAGTTAAATGATGAAAATTTAGATGAAGAATTTGATGAAGCAGCAGAAGTTACATCAGATGGACAGATGCTTTTAGTTGTTACTAAAAAAGGAATGTGCATTAAATTTAATGTAAGCGATGCAAGAGAGATCGGCAGAGTAAGTCGTGGTGTAACAGCTCTTAAATTTAAAGAAGAAAACGATTATGTAATAGGCGCAGCCGTACTTCAAAGTGATGATCAAGAAATTTTAAGCGTAGCAGAAAAAGGCATCGGTAAGAGAACCCAGGCTAGTGAATACCGCTTGCAACGCCGTGGTGGAAAAGGTGTTATTTGTATGAAATTAACACCTAGAACTGGGGATTTAGTAGGTGTAGTTATCGTTGATGATGAGATGGATTTGATGGCTTTAACAACAAGTGGAAAAATGATAAGAGTTGATATGCAAAGCATTAGAAAAGCTGGGCGAAATACAAGTGGAGTTAAGGTTGTAAATGTCGATGGCGAAGAGGTGGTAAATATCGCTATTTGCCCAAAATTAGAAGAAGAAGACGATGAGTCTATGTTAGATATAGGAGAAAGCGATGAGTAG
- the recO gene encoding recombination protein RecO produces the protein MQGYILKITKVKDEDLIVEILTPNSMIKTYRFYGARHSKITQGYKIDFEINESINFLPTLVNTMHLGYSWLLDREKLLYWQGFIRLMHSHLKDLNEVDSIYFQTLDECANKINLQNPKRLFLESYVKILEFEGRLPNLEFCFLCDEEISGDKVALARAFLPAHERCLNKTGFEISKISEFLNLASTINLEDFEVDSLYQILTLGL, from the coding sequence ATGCAAGGATACATTTTAAAAATCACAAAAGTTAAAGATGAAGATTTAATAGTTGAAATTTTAACACCAAATAGCATGATAAAAACTTATAGATTTTATGGTGCAAGACACTCTAAAATAACTCAAGGATATAAAATAGACTTTGAAATAAACGAAAGTATAAATTTTTTACCAACCTTAGTAAATACTATGCATCTTGGCTATTCATGGCTTTTAGATAGAGAAAAACTTCTTTACTGGCAAGGATTTATAAGACTAATGCATTCACATCTAAAAGACTTAAACGAAGTAGATAGCATATATTTTCAAACTCTTGATGAGTGTGCAAACAAGATAAATTTGCAAAACCCAAAGAGGCTTTTTTTAGAAAGCTATGTTAAAATTTTAGAATTTGAAGGAAGACTTCCAAATTTAGAGTTTTGTTTTTTGTGCGATGAGGAGATTAGTGGTGATAAAGTGGCTTTAGCTAGGGCTTTTTTGCCTGCTCATGAGAGATGTTTAAACAAAACTGGCTTTGAAATTTCTAAAATTTCAGAATTTTTAAATTTAGCTTCAACTATAAATTTAGAAGACTTTGAAGTTGATAGTTTGTATCAAATTTTAACACTTGGCTTATAA
- a CDS encoding YqhA family protein, with amino-acid sequence MLEKLFEKILWKSRYITILPVIFGLIGAVLCFVIASYDVLKVMFGVWDYLANGQKSFDLHTDAVGVIVGAIDLYLMALVLFIFSFGIYELFISEIEPIKEAKNSQVLEVKSLDQLKDKIGKVIVMVLIVNFFQRVLHANFTTPLEMTYLALSILALCVGLYFLHGSHEKG; translated from the coding sequence ATGCTAGAAAAACTTTTTGAAAAAATACTTTGGAAAAGTAGATATATAACGATTTTGCCTGTGATATTTGGGCTAATAGGTGCAGTTTTGTGTTTTGTCATAGCAAGTTATGATGTGCTTAAAGTTATGTTTGGCGTGTGGGATTATTTAGCAAATGGACAAAAGAGTTTTGATCTTCACACAGATGCAGTTGGTGTGATAGTTGGAGCGATCGATCTTTATCTTATGGCGTTAGTTCTTTTTATATTTAGTTTTGGGATTTACGAGCTTTTTATCTCAGAAATAGAGCCGATTAAGGAGGCAAAAAATTCTCAAGTCCTAGAAGTAAAAAGCCTTGATCAACTAAAAGATAAGATAGGAAAAGTTATAGTTATGGTTTTGATAGTTAACTTTTTTCAAAGAGTTTTACATGCAAATTTTACAACCCCGCTTGAAATGACATATCTTGCTTTATCTATTTTAGCACTATGTGTTGGGCTGTATTTCTTACACGGAAGCCATGAAAAAGGTTAA
- a CDS encoding tRNA dihydrouridine synthase — MIDFSIKPLVLAPLAGYSDLPLRGVVKRFGCDLTISEMISSNALAYSDKKTLKMLEKNELETPFIVQISGNKPDIVKKAVEVLNRYDHIDGIDLNCGCPAKKVVAHGSGSTLLTNLELLKEILDTIKQTSNKRYLSAKIRLGFDEKNGINIARAIESVGVDFISVHGRTKKQGYSGNSDFKAIKEIKQSVKIPIIANGDINSKNAKEVLNFTGADGLMIGRASIGNPWVFYEIKSSKSVSKEIKKEIILAHFDEMMKFYGQKGVALFRKHVHQYAKGYENASEFRDIINRIDDTQIARLKIEEFFSQI; from the coding sequence ATGATTGATTTCTCCATCAAACCTCTTGTTTTAGCCCCTTTGGCAGGATATTCTGACCTTCCTTTAAGGGGCGTTGTTAAGCGTTTTGGATGTGATCTTACAATATCTGAGATGATAAGTTCAAATGCCTTAGCTTACAGTGACAAAAAAACTCTTAAAATGTTAGAAAAAAATGAACTTGAAACACCTTTTATAGTTCAAATTTCAGGCAACAAACCCGATATTGTTAAAAAAGCAGTAGAGGTTTTAAACAGATATGATCACATTGATGGTATAGATTTAAATTGTGGCTGTCCTGCTAAAAAGGTAGTAGCACATGGATCTGGCTCAACTTTGCTTACAAATTTAGAGCTTTTAAAAGAGATCTTAGATACTATAAAACAGACTTCAAATAAACGCTATTTGTCAGCTAAAATTCGCCTTGGCTTTGATGAAAAAAATGGTATAAACATTGCTAGAGCAATAGAGAGTGTTGGGGTGGATTTTATCTCAGTTCACGGACGAACCAAAAAGCAAGGATATAGCGGAAATTCAGACTTTAAAGCCATAAAAGAGATAAAGCAAAGTGTTAAAATTCCAATTATTGCAAATGGAGATATAAATTCTAAAAATGCAAAAGAAGTCCTTAATTTTACTGGTGCTGATGGGCTTATGATAGGTAGGGCTAGTATTGGAAATCCTTGGGTATTTTATGAGATAAAAAGCTCTAAATCAGTATCAAAAGAGATAAAAAAAGAGATAATTCTTGCTCATTTTGATGAGATGATGAAATTTTATGGGCAAAAAGGCGTGGCTCTTTTTAGAAAACATGTCCACCAGTATGCTAAAGGCTATGAAAACGCAAGTGAGTTTAGAGACATAATAAACCGCATAGATGATACTCAAATCGCACGCTTAAAAATAGAAGAATTTTTTAGCCAAATTTAG
- the dksA gene encoding RNA polymerase-binding protein DksA, producing MKQTELEFFKKLLENRRVEIVNSIKNSASEISELMQSGAVDEFDMASISTDSNLEQSLSSKQKFELHEIDVALAKIKNGSYGVCEMCEDTINMARLKAKPTASLCIACKEISEKNI from the coding sequence GTGAAACAAACAGAACTTGAGTTTTTCAAAAAACTTCTTGAAAATAGAAGGGTTGAAATTGTAAATAGTATAAAAAACTCAGCCTCAGAGATAAGTGAACTTATGCAAAGTGGGGCTGTAGATGAGTTTGATATGGCTAGTATTAGTACAGACTCAAATTTAGAGCAGTCTTTAAGTAGTAAGCAGAAATTTGAGCTTCACGAGATCGATGTAGCATTAGCAAAGATTAAAAACGGGTCATATGGGGTATGTGAGATGTGTGAAGATACTATAAACATGGCAAGGCTTAAAGCTAAGCCAACAGCAAGTCTTTGCATAGCTTGCAAGGAGATTTCAGAAAAAAACATATAA
- a CDS encoding UDP-2,3-diacylglucosamine diphosphatase gives MILNKKDIIREDGQDTQFRSIFISDIHLGTKYAKGDELLEFFRYTTSQNLYLVGDIIDGWAIRRKVSWAQNQSDVIQKILRKARKGTNVYYLVGNHDEFLRGFLPLSLGHSMQVVDELEYISLKGDRYLVIHGDFFDDITVNKKWLALLSDRVYSWLLGISETFTKIRRYLGIRSTWSLSQAIEDNVKKSIKYIENFEIVLSAHAKRYEYYGVICGHIHRPAIREIDGIKYLNTGDWVENCTAIVETMEGEFRLVKWE, from the coding sequence ATGATACTAAATAAAAAAGATATCATCAGAGAAGATGGACAAGATACACAGTTTCGCTCCATCTTTATCTCTGATATTCACTTAGGCACAAAGTACGCAAAAGGGGATGAGCTTTTAGAGTTTTTTCGCTACACAACTAGCCAAAATTTATATCTTGTAGGAGATATTATAGATGGCTGGGCGATAAGAAGAAAGGTAAGTTGGGCACAAAATCAGTCCGATGTGATCCAAAAAATTCTAAGAAAAGCTAGAAAAGGCACAAATGTGTACTATTTGGTGGGAAATCACGATGAGTTTTTAAGGGGGTTTTTGCCACTTAGTTTGGGTCATTCCATGCAAGTTGTAGATGAGCTTGAGTATATCTCGCTAAAAGGCGATAGATATCTTGTCATACATGGAGATTTTTTTGATGATATCACGGTTAATAAAAAGTGGCTTGCCTTGCTTAGCGATAGGGTTTATAGTTGGCTTTTAGGCATAAGCGAAACCTTTACTAAGATTCGCAGATACCTTGGCATAAGAAGCACTTGGTCGCTATCTCAAGCTATAGAAGATAATGTTAAAAAGTCCATTAAATATATAGAAAATTTTGAGATAGTTCTCTCAGCTCACGCAAAAAGATATGAGTATTATGGCGTGATTTGTGGGCATATTCACCGTCCTGCTATAAGAGAGATCGATGGTATAAAATACCTAAATACAGGCGATTGGGTGGAAAACTGTACTGCTATAGTTGAGACTATGGAAGGGGAGTTTAGGTTAGTTAAGTGGGAGTAG
- the hemE gene encoding uroporphyrinogen decarboxylase — MIFVDACFGKKTPYTPVWMMRQAGRYLPEYRAVRESAGGFIGLCKDYKKASEVTIQPVDILGVDAAILFSDILVLPMEMGLELEFVAGKGPVFHNPVLTKEDIKRLDVKSAVKNLSYVYDTVKLTRDNLKKDKALIGFAGAPWTVATYMIEGGSTKSYNICKKMLYTQPELLHEILAKVTEGTKLYLENQIKAGVNAVQIFDSWAGALERDVYLQFGWRYILEIADYIKAKYPEIPVIAFPKGIGSYLDSIGGNFDVFGVSWDTPIRMARNKLSDRYTLQGNMEPCRLYSKETIKSSVTKILNIMDGYPHIFNLGHGILPDVPVENAKYFIKLVQEMSAR, encoded by the coding sequence ATGATTTTTGTAGATGCATGTTTTGGCAAAAAAACTCCATACACTCCAGTGTGGATGATGAGGCAAGCAGGGCGATATCTGCCTGAGTATAGAGCTGTTAGAGAAAGTGCTGGGGGCTTTATAGGGCTTTGTAAGGATTACAAAAAAGCAAGTGAAGTTACTATTCAGCCAGTTGATATTTTAGGTGTGGATGCTGCTATTTTGTTTAGTGATATCTTGGTTTTACCGATGGAAATGGGACTAGAGCTTGAATTTGTAGCTGGAAAAGGACCTGTTTTTCATAATCCTGTTTTAACAAAAGAAGATATTAAAAGACTTGATGTTAAAAGTGCAGTCAAAAATCTAAGCTATGTCTATGATACAGTTAAGCTAACTCGTGATAATCTTAAAAAAGATAAAGCTTTGATAGGCTTTGCTGGTGCTCCTTGGACAGTGGCTACATATATGATAGAAGGTGGCTCAACAAAATCATATAATATCTGTAAAAAGATGCTTTATACACAACCAGAACTGCTTCATGAGATTTTAGCTAAAGTTACAGAAGGTACTAAGTTATATCTTGAAAATCAGATAAAAGCTGGAGTAAACGCAGTTCAAATTTTTGATAGCTGGGCAGGAGCACTTGAAAGGGATGTGTATTTGCAGTTTGGCTGGAGATATATCCTAGAAATAGCTGATTATATCAAGGCAAAATACCCTGAAATTCCAGTTATAGCATTTCCTAAAGGAATTGGTTCATACCTTGATAGTATAGGTGGAAATTTTGATGTATTTGGCGTAAGCTGGGATACACCTATTAGAATGGCAAGAAATAAACTAAGCGATAGATACACACTTCAAGGAAATATGGAGCCTTGTAGACTTTATAGTAAAGAGACAATAAAATCAAGCGTTACAAAGATCTTAAATATAATGGATGGCTATCCACATATCTTTAACTTAGGACATGGAATTTTACCTGATGTTCCTGTTGAAAATGCTAAGTATTTTATAAAGCTAGTTCAGGAGATGTCAGCTAGATAA